The Planktothrix agardhii NIES-204 genomic interval GCGACCAAACTACTTGATAACCCATTTACTTAATAAACCTTCTGCTTCCTCTTGTATGAGATTCCTGGTCGTTTCGTGAATCTTAAGTCCATGACGGACTTTTTCGATTACATAGAGATGGTACTGTACATCCTCCAGTGAACAATCATCAGGTAGGTTACTCAACAAAGATTCTACTTCCTTTTTGGTTCCACTCATAATTTTTTTGGGTTTTTTTTATAGTTATTATAGTTTTCGATAACTGAAGCACCCGAAAGATAGTGTTAGCCCCGACTTTATCGGTGAATAAGGTTGTCATAATAAAAGATAAATTGTATGTCCCGATGGAAAATGTCCCAGGGGAATCGAATGCTTCAGTCATTGTTTATAGCAGGGAACACCGGAACAGCCCCCCAAACCCCCCGTGCACGCAGGGCTGGTGGGGGAGGGAACAGGGGGAAATACTTCACCGTCTGGGTTCCAAGATCCGTCTGGTGTCCTAACTGCCTTGGCGGTTGCTATAAAATCCAGCCTATAGTTATGACAGATCAATCCTATCAGATGGTTCTGTCCAGGTGTAAACCTGAATTTATACCGTCTTGGTAAAATTGCCGTAACTAGAAATAGCCTGTTGCAGTTGTTGAATTACATCCTCAACCGGAATAGCCCCTAACTCTCCATCCGCACGAGTTCTGATATTCAAGCAATTTGCTTCTATTTCCTTGGCCCCAACCACAGCCATCACCGGAATTTTATCCTTCTCAGCATTTCTAATTAATTTCCCTAAACGCTCGCTACTCGCATCCGCCTCCGCCCGAATTCCAGCAGACCGCATTCTGAGAGCAATTTCTTGAGCAAAGGGAAGAAATTCTTGGCTCACGGGTAATAGTCGAAATTGTACGGGTGCTAACCAGATGGGGAAATCCCCAACATATTCCTCTATTAATATTCCCACTAATCGTTCCAAAGAACCAAAGGGTGCACGATGAATCATTACTGGACGTTGACGGGTTCCATCTTCAGCAACATATTCTAAATCAAAGCGTTCAGGTAAATTATAATCAACTTGAACTGTTCCCAATTGCCATTCTCTTTCTAAAGCATCTTGAAAGATAAAGTCTAATTTCGGGCCATAGAAAGCGGCTTCTCCGATCCCTTCAAAGTAGTTCATTCCTAAAGTTTCTACCGCCCGACGAATTGCTCCTTCTGATTTATTCCAAACTTCATCTGACCCGATATATTTATCTAAACTAGGGTCACGGAAACTTAGTCTGGCTTTAAAGTTGGTTAGTTGTAAACTCTTAAATACAAATAGAATTAAATCGACAACTTTGACAAATTCATCATCCAATTGTTCAGGAGTAACAAATAAATGGGAATCATCTACGGTGAAACCTCTAACCCTGGTTAACCCTCCTAATTCTCCCGATTGTTCATAACGATATACTGTTCCAAATTCTGCTAACCGCATCGGAAGTTCCCGATAGGAACGTAACTCACTTTTATAAATTTGGATATGAAAAGGACAGTTCATGGGTTTCAAAACAAATCCCTGTTCATTGGTCTTGGCTTCCTCATCGTCGGCCATCATCGGGAACATATCTTCTTGATATTTCTGCCAATGTCCTGATGTTTTAAATAAATCTACCCGACCAATATGGGGAGTCGTTACACCTAAATAGCCCCGCTTAACTTGTTCTTTTTTGAGAAAATCTTCTAGGGTACTTCTTAATAGGGTTCCTTTCGGTGTCCAGAGGGGTAATCCTGGCCCCACTAAATCGGAGA includes:
- a CDS encoding threonyl-tRNA synthetase, giving the protein MSISELEGSQEPLEKKVHLPKTSESESLKRIRHTASHVMAMAVQKLFPKAQVTIGPWIENGFYYDFDSPEPFTEKDLKSIQKEMVKIIKRKLPVIREEVSREEAQQRIQKIGESYKLEILQGLQEPITLYHLGEQWWDLCAGPHVENTVDIDPNAIELESVAGAYWRGDETKAQLQRIYGTAWETPEQLAEHKRRKQEAIRRDHRRLGKELGLFIFSDLVGPGLPLWTPKGTLLRSTLEDFLKKEQVKRGYLGVTTPHIGRVDLFKTSGHWQKYQEDMFPMMADDEEAKTNEQGFVLKPMNCPFHIQIYKSELRSYRELPMRLAEFGTVYRYEQSGELGGLTRVRGFTVDDSHLFVTPEQLDDEFVKVVDLILFVFKSLQLTNFKARLSFRDPSLDKYIGSDEVWNKSEGAIRRAVETLGMNYFEGIGEAAFYGPKLDFIFQDALEREWQLGTVQVDYNLPERFDLEYVAEDGTRQRPVMIHRAPFGSLERLVGILIEEYVGDFPIWLAPVQFRLLPVSQEFLPFAQEIALRMRSAGIRAEADASSERLGKLIRNAEKDKIPVMAVVGAKEIEANCLNIRTRADGELGAIPVEDVIQQLQQAISSYGNFTKTV